One window of Helicoverpa zea isolate HzStark_Cry1AcR chromosome 12, ilHelZeax1.1, whole genome shotgun sequence genomic DNA carries:
- the LOC124635286 gene encoding BTB/POZ domain-containing protein 6-B, translated as MTVVTNPARTNSDDEIESGHESAAGEYAASALDIEEHARLYDDEKQSDIVFVAGINGDTWRYPGHRRVLAATSPVFAALLACKTDVIVVDYIDRRGFEQLLRYHYCEPTQLNSVGTARCALDAAYKFLCAPLAERCARRLDEMLDAGVALEILRDLRFLCARLPGAASAPPLPALSDDAAARSLAQCSRWCDSLAHNALLVLDDDADTALTDERLEELTYEDLSLIVKRDTLRVSSELVLAEALSRWATAACKRTKRELTSANKRAALGELAYCPRYLLLSGEELDRALGLELLEPMERALVTARARKLSAPVPVGAEQESLLRRWARPRPVEPAALPVHLSPRSEPPVDEPQPSKLCARRPKRPKQPSFAPEEKRKKKGCCACFGEGLLRAFICLFD; from the coding sequence ATGACGGTGGTCACCAACCCAGCACGTACAAACTCAGACGATGAGATCGAGTCGGGGCACGAGAGCGCGGCGGGCGAGTACGCGGCCAGCGCGCTCGACATCGAGGAGCACGCGCGCCTCTACGACGACGAGAAGCAGTCCGACATCGTGTTCGTGGCCGGCATCAACGGCGACACGTGGCGCTACCCCGGCCACCGGCGCGTGCTCGCCGCCACCAGCCCCGTGTTCGCCGCGCTGCTCGCCTGCAAGACCGACGTCATCGTCGTCGACTACATCGACCGGCGCGGCTTCGAGCAGCTCCTCCGCTACCACTACTGCGAGCCCACCCAGCTCAACTCAGTGGGCACGGCGCGGTGTGCCCTCGACGCAGCTTACAAGTTCTTGTGTGCGCCCCTTGCGGAGCGCTGCGCTCGGCGTCTAGATGAAATGTTAGACGCAGGAGTCGCATTAGAGATTCTGCGCGATTTAAGGTTCCTTTGCGCAAGATTACCTGGGGCTGCATCCGCACCACCTCTACCGGCACTCTCCGACGACGCAGCAGCTCGCTCACTCGCACAATGCTCGCGCTGGTGCGACTCTCTAGCTCACAATGCACTGTTGGTGCTAGATGACGACGCAGATACCGCCCTGACTGATGAACGACTCGAAGAGCTAACTTATGAAGACTTATCGCTGATAGTAAAACGAGATACATTACGTGTGTCGAGTGAACTTGTGCTGGCCGAAGCTCTGTCACGGTGGGCCACAGCAGCCTGTAAGCGCACCAAGCGGGAGCTGACTTCAGCTAACAAGAGAGCGGCACTCGGAGAGCTCGCTTATTGTCCGCGTTACTTGCTGCTGTCTGGAGAGGAGCTAGATCGAGCTTTGGGCTTGGAACTTCTGGAGCCGATGGAGCGCGCTTTAGTGACGGCGCGCGCTCGCAAGCTGTCGGCGCCGGTGCCGGTGGGCGCGGAGCAGGAGTCGCTGCtgcggcgctgggcgcggccGCGGCCCGTGGAGCCGGCGGCGCTGCCGGTGCACCTGAGCCCGCGCTCCGAGCCGCCCGTGGACGAGCCGCAGCCCAGCAAGCTGTGCGCTCGCCGCCCCAAGCGCCCTAAGCAGCCCAGCTTCGCGCCAGAAGAAAAACGCAAAAAGAAAGGCTGCTGTGCATGCTTCGGAGAGGGACTCCTACGagcattcatttgtttgttcgACTGA
- the LOC124635287 gene encoding uncharacterized protein LOC124635287 — MSDIFHSSCYTSRTSGYKYRTLSTNTGDRRSRDSREDSAYERKFRELRKAILTRVNKEVNQTHKARHTILDKFTKLDAKIDSMLELQNTVALLRQDLIAAGNSIMDILSKVDRIEGYNSRSEMMSFQSQMTNLRVQAPIVEEKEEQDSIVTHI; from the coding sequence ATGTCGGACATATTTCACAGTAGCTGTTACACTTCGCGTACTTCTGGATACAAGTACCGCACGCTGTCCACGAACACTGGGGACCGCAGGAGTCGAGACAGCCGGGAAGACAGCGCCTACGAGAGGAAGTTCAGAGAATTACGCAAGGCAATCCTTACCAGAGTCAACAAAGAAGTCAACCAGACACACAAAGCTAGACACACGATTCTGGATAAGTTTACGAAGCTGGATGCTAAGATTGATTCGATGCTGGAATTACAGAACACGGTGGCTCTACTTAGGCAGGACTTGATCGCAGCAGGCAATTCCATCATGGACATTTTGAGTAAAGTGGATAGGATAGAAGGTTACAACTCGCGGTCGGAAATGATGAGTTTCCAGTCACAGATGACGAACCTGAGGGTCCAGGCGCCCATCgtagaagaaaaagaagaacaAGACTCAATAGTAACTCACATTTAG